GGGTTGCATACAGACCCTTGAGCTGCGGCACCCACTGGTCGAAGATCTTGGCGTCCGCGGCGAGCGCGAAATCCTTCATCTTCGGGGTGAGATCGTTTACTGCTTCGGTCAGGCCGACAACGCCGCCCTTGGCGCGGAGAAGGAACGGCTCCATGCCCGCAGCCGACAGGCGGCCCATCGCGGTCCGGAAGTTGGCGAGCTTCGCGGGAAGGGTCTCGCCCATCTCCTTCGCGAGGTTGCCGGTGCCCTGGTTGATCGCCGTGACGACCTGGTCGAACGAGATCTTGCCCTCTTCGCCGAGGGTGCGGACCTCGGCAGTCGTCTTGCCGATCGACTTCGCAATGAGGTCATAGATCGGCACGCCGCGCTGGGCCAGCTGCAACGCCTCCGAGCCCATCAACTTGCCCGACGCCTTGATCTGCATCATCACGAGGCCGATGTCCTGCGCCGAGGCGCCAGAGGCCGCAGAGATGTTCACCAACGCCTTCACAGCGTTGTTCATGTCGTCGCCCGCCGCCACGCCAGCACCGCCCAGCATCGCTGCTGCCGCCGCTGCATCAGCCAGCGAAGTCGAGGTGCCGGTGACGATGTCATTCAGATCGGCAAGCTGACGCTTCGTGTCACCGGCCGACAGCCCCATATTGCGGAACTGGATGTCCGCCTTCTCCAGGGTGGTGATCCGGTTGTAGCCTGCCGACAGGGCATCCTGCAGCACCTTCGATGCTGCGCCCGCCGCCTTCGACACGCCAATCCCCAGCGCCGTGCCGAGGGCGGTGGACATCGTGTGACCCATGCGACGCCCAGTGTCACCAGCGCCGCGTTCAGCACCATTGAGCGCGTTACGGATGCCAGGAGCGATACGGCTCGTCTCTGGAACGATGGAAATGTAGGCAACACCTAGCTCCGTGGCCACGCTGCCACCCCCTTTGCTTGCCGCCAGAAATGACGAACACCCCAGAGGCTCATGGCCTTAGGGGTGTTCGTTGAGTCCGTATGTATGCGCTGTTTCTAGGCCTTTCGACCGAGGTACTCGATCGCGCTTCGCAGCACGTTCGGGTCATCCTTCAGTAGGCCCAATCCGCGGTTGCACGATCCGCAGAGGAATCCGCGGACGCACTGCCCGCAGGTTCGCCACTGCTTACTCCGTGGAGGGCAGCAGCTGTGGTCATGGTCGATATGTAGCGCCCCCACGCGCTCGCCGCAGATGTCGCAGCCCCGATTCATCGCGGCCGCGTACTCCTCCGGGGTGATTCCGTACTTCAGATATCGGCGCGCTTCGGGGGATTCTCTACCGCAGGTGCGGCACCACTGAGTGTCGGTGCGCTGAAGCCTCGCCCCGGTGCGCCGCTGTAGGGAGAAGTCCTGCCCGCATAGCCGACATTTCGCCGTCGTTGGGCGACGCCCGTTGTATCGAGAGTCGGTTTGCTGACAGCCCCTCGAGCAGTGCTTACGGCGCCCCGACCCCTTCGGGACACCTGCCCCGCAAACGACGCACACCCATTCCTTCGACCACGTGTCCGGCCGGAGTTCGCCGTGGCGATCAAGCTGAACCCGGTGCGAGTCGCACACCGTCTGCATGCCCCGCGTAGGGCGGTCGCATGTGGGGTGCTCGCAGATGGGGCGACATTCGTCGGAGCAGTACGCATGCTGTCCGGGACCTCGGTCGATGGGTGATCCACATGTCGGACATGGACGTCGGGTTCGGGTAGCCTTCACGGCAGCCCCTCCTTGGTGCTTCAAGCGAGTGGGTTAGGCCCCGGCTGGTGTTGGTAGCACCTCCGGGGTCGCTCCATTCTATCTCGGGTCGTCGCACTGACGGCTTATCCTGTCGAGATGAAACGTGCATGCATTGCCATCCCAGTAATCGCATTCGCCCTCGCCGCCTCTGGGTGCAGCGACCGAAGCCCCGAGGCCGGTAAGGCTCCTGCGACATCGTCGGCCTCCGCACCTGCCCCTGCAGTCGCAGGTGCGTACACGTCAGTGAGTCAACTCGCGGCCGGACTAACTTCAGCCGGCTTCCCATGCCTGGTTACTGACGCAACCTCGGGCCGAAGGCTGAGCACGGATCGTGCCCACTAACCCAACGGCCGAAGCTCGACTGAGTGTGTGGTTCTCAGAAGACCTCGCCTCGAAGGGAATCGCTGCATCGGTAAAGCACTCTGACATCACGGGAGACATCACTGGCGATCGCCACTACTACGTAACGGGACCAACCTGGCTGATCAGCCTCGACCAGAACGCGGTCATGGCAGGCCAGATTGCGGGACAGTTCGGCGGCGAACTAGTGAAGTCCGGTGATATCTAGCGCATCGACGCCGCGACCGCCCGAGCCTTCTCAGCCTCGCTGGGACCTTCGCCCTCGGTAGCTTCGGCAGCGTCATCCCGAGGCGGCCCATACCGGGCCGGGAAGTAGATCTCAGGCACTTCGTTAAACGTGGTCAACGCCTGCATGTATCGGAGGTCGGAAACGATCGTCGCCACCTCCGACAAGAGCATCACAGACGGATCAGACCACAGCCAAGTGTCAGGATTCCATGCCCGGAACAGCTCCATTGCGTGGTCTGTGCGAGCCCTGCGGACAATAGCCCGCAGGTCAGTCCATGAAAACCAGGGCTTCCCGAGATCCGCAACCTGAGGCCGCGGGAAATCAGGTCGTACTCGATGGCCTCCCCGTGCTCGTCTAGGAGTCGGCGGAGGCCGAAGATTCCCCCACTGTGATGTCAGGATCTTCGAGCTGCTTCTTGATCCACTGGATGGTGCCCTCAGGGATCTTCGTCATCAGGAGCTTGTACTCGGCAGCCGACACGTACGGCTTGAGCCACCGGAGGGTGACTTCCTTCTCCTCGAAACCCTTCAGGGTTTCCTCTGCGTCGACCGGGCGCGGCAGCGTCTTCTCCGCGCTGTTGAGGCTGTTCGCCCATTCGGCGATCTTCACATCCGCTTCCCCGAACGGGGTGATCCAGTCCTGGTACTTCTTGATCTCGGCGGGGTCCATCCACTTGCGCGCGGCATCGACACCAGTACCGGATCGCGCCCGGGGATGGGGACGGCGAACTTCAACAGGTGATCGTCGGACGAGGGGGCTACTGCGTAGCCTTCGGGAACAGACATGGTTTGACCAGGAACCTTTCAACATTGGGATAGAACTTCAACCAGGAGCAGCCCCGGCCTGGCAAAAGGACGCGGCTCCTGGTCAGGGACAACATGACACCCCTTCGCCAGGCCGAGATTGTGTGCCCGGGGAGGCTAGATACCTCCCCGGGCAAGACGGGTCAGCTACCCGAAGTGGCGGCGATGCCGTCCACGTCGCCGAACTCGTCGACGTAGTCGCCGTTGGAGTTGCGGAACGCTCGGATCGTCAACTCCACGCCCGACGCGTCCTGCGACTCGTCCTTCCACTCCGCGATCTCCGAGACGCGGCCCTTCTCCACGACGTACGTCTTGAACTTCTTGCCGCACTTCGTGGCGAACACGTGGGCCGACAGCGGAAGCTGCGACGAGTTGTGGCGGACGTGGTAGCGCTGCCCCTTGCCGCCGGCAGCGGGGATGAGGGTGACGTTGTCGTCACCTGCGACGGTCCGCTTCACCGACGGCAGGTCGACGTCGAGCAGCTTGATCTTGAAGCTGGTGCCGTACTCGGTCTGCACATCGACGTAGTCGCCACCGTCGAAGTCCTTGACGGTGTTCGAGGTGCGGGTGATGCCGACCGACAGGCCGTCGACCGCCGCGGTTCCGTGGTCCTCGAACGCGGCGTTCAGGTCTTCCGGCGACTCGACCGGAGCGGTGGGAAGCGTGGTACCCAGAGGTGCCCGCCAGTAGACGCCGCCGTCGAGCGACTGCGCCACGTAAGAGTGTTCGACTGCCATTGTTTTGCCCCTTTCAGGCGAGGTGACCAGGAGCCGCGAAAGGGTTATTCAGTTAGGAGACTTTAGGTTCGGAGCACGAAGAGTGTCCCGGTGAACTGGAACCGGGAATGCTTTTCATAGTCCGGGTTGGGATAGTCGGCCAGGCTGTTCATGACCCAGTCGGTTACCCACAGGCCTGCCCATGGGCCGCCCGAGGATGCAGCCTGGAATCCGTCCGCGATGGTTCCGATCGATTGCTCAGTCCACGCCGTGTCCGGGCTGCCCTTGGGGGTTGAGCCGTACAGTTCGACAAGGATGCGAGCGCGATCCAGTGAGCGATCCCGTGGGCCGCCGATACGAGAAACCCTCCCGAATCGGGCAGGGTCTTCTGAGACGGTCGTGGAGAACTTCACTCCAGGCAGCGCCGCTCGGCAGATGGAGAGCGCCGCCAGCGTGGGTGTCGACATCAGTTATCCGAGAGCCCTGAGGATCGTGTTGTTGCGGGCATTGTCGCGTTGCGCCTTGTAGTCGGCGGTGACGACAGAGGCACGCCAACGGCCCTGGGGACGTGCCATGCCTGCCCGTGAACCCACCGCGTACGTGCCCTCGCCCATAGCGCTCGCATCGTCAGCAATGCAGACTCGAGCGGGATGGACGCCTCGAGCGATCGCTGACTGAGTGCGAGACGCTATGGGTCGAGGTGCACGTAGACGCGGTGGTTCACGTGGGCAGTGCATGGTCACGCCTCCCCGGCGCCGTTGGCGTAGCCTCTGTCGTCACCGACCGTACGTAACACAGGCCGCAACGTCGATCAATTGCCCTGTCATATCCCAGACTACACGATCCTCCAGGGCTCTCGCGGATAACTCGATCGTCGACACTCCACGGCTCGCGCGCCGCGCTCTCCTCATCTGCCGAGCGGCGGCTGCTGGAGTGAAGTCTCCACCCGACCGTCTCAGAAGACCCTGCCCGATTCGGGAGGTTTCTCGTATCGGCGGCCCACGGGGATTCGCTCACTGGATCGCGCTCGCATCCTTGTCGAACTGTACGGCCTCAAACCCCCAAGGGCAGCCCGGACACGGCGTGGACTGAGCAATCGATCGGAACCATCGCGGACGGATTCCAGGCTGCAATCCTCGGGCGGCCCATGGGCAGGCCTGTGGGTAACCGACTGGGTTCATGAACAGCCTGGCCGACTATCCCAACCCGGACTATGAAAAGCATTCCCGGTTCCAGTTCACCGGGACACTCTTCGTGCTCCGAACCTAAAGTCTCCTAACTGAATAACCCTTTCGCGGCTCCTGGTCACCTCGCCTGAAAGGGGCAAAACAATGGCAGTCGAACACTCTTACGTGGCGCAGTCGCTCGACGGCGGCGTCTACTGGCGGGCACCTCTGGGTACCACGCTTCCCACCGCTCCGGTCGAGTCGCCGGAAGACCTGAACGCCGCGTTCGAGGACCACGGAACCGCGGCGGTCGACGGCCTGTCGGTCGGCATCACCCGCACCTCGAACACCGTCAAGGACTTCGACGGTGGCGACTACGTCGATGTGCAGACCGAGTACGGCACCAGCTTCAAGATCAAGCTGCTCGACGTCGACCTGCCGTCGGTGAAGCGGACCGTCGCAGGTGACGACAACGTCACCCTCATCCCCGCTGCCGGCGGCAAGGGGCAGCGCTACCACGTCCGCCACAACTCGTCGCAGCTTCCGCTGTCGGCCCACGTGTTCGCCACGAAGTGCGGCAAGAAGTTCAAGACGTACGTCGTGGAGAAGGGCCGCGTCTCGGAGATCGCGGAGTGGAAGGACGAGTCGCAGGACGCGTCGGGCGTGGAGTTGACGATCCGAGCGTTCCGCAACTCCAACGGCGACTACGTCGACGAGTTCGGCGACGTGGACGGCATCGCCGCCACTTCGGGTAGCTGACCCGTCTTGCCCGGGGAGGTATCTAGCCTCCCCGGGCACACAATCTCGGCCTGGCGAAGGGGTGTCATGTTGTCCCTGACCAGGAGCCGCGTCCTTTTGCCAGGCCGGGGCTGCTCCTGGTTGAAGTTCTATCCCAATGTTGAAAGGTTCCTGGTCAAACCATGTCTGTTCCCGAAGGCTACGCAGTAGCCCCCTCGTCCGACGATCACCTGTTGAAGTTCGCCGTCCCCATCCCCGGGCGCGATCCGGTACTGGTGTCGATGCCGCCGCGCAAGTGGATGGACCCCGCCGAGATCAAGAAGTACCAGGACTGGATCACCCCGTTCGGGGAAGCGGATGTGAAGATCGCCGAATGGGCGAACAGCCTCAACAGCGCGGAGAAGACGCTGCCGCGCCCGGTCGACGCAGAGGAAACCCTGAAGGGTTTCGAGGAGAAGGAAGTCACCCTCCGGTGGCTCAAGCCGTACGTGTCGGCTGCCGAGTACAAGCTCCTGATGACGAAGATCCCTGAGGGCACCATCCAGTGGATCAAGAAGCAGCTCGAAGATCCTGACATCACAGTGGGGGAATCTTCGGCCTCCGCCGACTCCTAGACGAGCACGGGGAGGCCATCGAGTACGACCTGATTTCCCGCGGCCTCAGGTTGCGGGATCTCGGGAAGCCCTGGTTTTCATGGACTGACCTGCGGGCTATTGTCCGCAGGGCTCGCACAGACCACGCAATGGAGCTGTTCCGGGCATGGAATCCTGACACTTGGCTGTGGTCTGATCCGTCTGTGATGCTCTTGTCGGAGGTGGCGACGATCGTTTCCGACCTCCGATACATGCAGGCGTTGACCACGTTTAACGAAGTGCCTGAGATCTACTTCCCGGCCCGGTATGGGCCGCCTCGGGATGACGCTGCCGAAGCTACCGAGGGCGAAGGTCCCAGCGAGGCTGAGAAGGCTCGGGCGGTCGCGGCGTCGATGCGCTAGATATCACCGGACTTCACTAGTTCGCCGCCGAACTGTCCCGCAATCTGGCCTGCCATGACCGCGTTCTGGTCGAGGCTGATCAGCCAGGTTGGTCCCGTTACGTAGTAGTGGCGATCGCCAGTGATGTCTCCCGTGATGTCAGAGTGCTTTACCGATGCAGCGATTCCCTTCGAGGCGAGGTCTTCTGAGAACCACACACTCAGTCGAGCTTCGGCCGTTGGGGTTAGTGGGCACGATCCGTGCTCAGCCTTCGGCCCGAGGTTGCGTCAGTAACCAGGCATGGGAAGCCGGCTGAAGTTAGTCCGGCCGCGAGTTGACTCACTGACGTGTACGCACCTGCGACTGCAGGGGCAGGTGCGGAGGCCGACGATGTCGCAGGAGCCTTACCGGCCTCGGGGCTTCGGTCGCTGCACCCAGAGGCGGCGAGGGCGAATGCGATTACTGGGATGGCAATGCATGCACGTTTCATCTCGACAGGATAAGCCGTCAGTGCGACGACCCGAGATAGAATGGAGCGACCCCGGAGGTGCTACCAACACCAGCCGGGGCCTAACCCACTCGCTTGAAGCACCAAGGAGGGGCTGCCGTGAAGGCTACCCGAACCCGACGTCCATGTCCGACATGTGGATCACCCATCGACCG
This DNA window, taken from Gordonia westfalica, encodes the following:
- a CDS encoding endonuclease domain-containing protein, which gives rise to MQTVCDSHRVQLDRHGELRPDTWSKEWVCVVCGAGVPKGSGRRKHCSRGCQQTDSRYNGRRPTTAKCRLCGQDFSLQRRTGARLQRTDTQWCRTCGRESPEARRYLKYGITPEEYAAAMNRGCDICGERVGALHIDHDHSCCPPRSKQWRTCGQCVRGFLCGSCNRGLGLLKDDPNVLRSAIEYLGRKA